The Bacillota bacterium genome contains the following window.
GAACTGAAATTCTAATATACGACGAACTTCCCAGGGGGATAAAGATCTTTTTGGGAAATCCTCGGCCCAGGCGTTTCCCGGCGCTGGATTCGTCATTCGACGGCATGATTCTAATTGGCTATCACCCTATGGCTGGGGTTGAGAATGGGGTCTTGTCGCATAGTTACTCCTCTATAGGCATCCAGAGGATGTGGCTCAACAATATGGAGATAGGAGAAATCGGCCTGGATGCCGCCCTGGCCGGTGCCGTGGGGGTGCCTGTGATTTTCGTCTCGAGTTGCCGGGAGGGAGTTGAGGAAGCGAAACGCGTTCTCGGGGATGTGGAGACGGTGGCTGTCAAGGAGGGGTTCGGCAGGAACTGTGCTCTTTCCCTGCATCCTGCGGATGCGCAGGATCGGATCAGAGAAGGGGTCAAAAGGGCGATCTGCCGTATTGGAGATTTCGTTCCTTTCAGACCGGATTCGCCATTTGAGTTAAAGATAGAATATAAACTCGAGTCCTATGCTGACGCGGAAGCCCGGAAGCCAAGGACACGTCGATTAGACGCGCGTACGATCGTAAGAGCATCAGATGACATTTTTGACCTAATCTAATGGCTGG
Protein-coding sequences here:
- a CDS encoding M55 family metallopeptidase, with product MKVYISVDLEGSCGVVGEAGVPLGPGSKQYEFARKEITREVSSAIEGLCECGVDEIVVDDEHNGGTEILIYDELPRGIKIFLGNPRPRRFPALDSSFDGMILIGYHPMAGVENGVLSHSYSSIGIQRMWLNNMEIGEIGLDAALAGAVGVPVIFVSSCREGVEEAKRVLGDVETVAVKEGFGRNCALSLHPADAQDRIREGVKRAICRIGDFVPFRPDSPFELKIEYKLESYADAEARKPRTRRLDARTIVRASDDIFDLI